In one window of Streptomyces sp. NBC_01224 DNA:
- a CDS encoding ABC transporter ATP-binding protein produces MAAPDTTAERPGGARNTAPVLQLAGLGWGVGGATIVEDVTLSVHEGEFLAFIGPNGAGKTSLFNLISGLTMATSGTITLDGTDMTDRPAHARARRGIGRTFQTSSLWPGMSVADHVRLAAQAARGGSYRLWRRASPYTAEVNGVLERTGLGHRAQAMASELSHGEKRKLELAVLLVGEPRLMLLDEPMAGVSAEEVPALTELIRTLHRDEGRTVLMVEHHMDVLLGLADRLAVMHHGRLLALDTPETVTADPTVQQAYLGEGL; encoded by the coding sequence ATGGCCGCACCGGACACCACCGCGGAGCGCCCGGGCGGGGCGCGGAACACCGCCCCGGTGCTTCAACTGGCCGGGCTCGGCTGGGGCGTCGGCGGAGCGACGATTGTCGAGGACGTCACGCTGAGCGTCCACGAGGGCGAGTTCCTCGCCTTCATCGGTCCCAACGGGGCCGGCAAGACCTCTCTGTTCAACCTGATCAGCGGGCTGACCATGGCCACGTCGGGCACAATCACGCTGGACGGTACGGACATGACGGACCGCCCCGCGCACGCACGGGCGAGGCGCGGCATCGGCCGCACATTCCAGACGTCCAGCCTCTGGCCCGGGATGAGTGTGGCCGACCACGTCCGGCTGGCCGCTCAGGCGGCCCGGGGCGGCTCGTACCGGCTGTGGCGGCGCGCCTCCCCGTACACCGCCGAGGTGAACGGCGTACTGGAGCGCACCGGCCTCGGCCACCGGGCACAGGCGATGGCGTCCGAGCTGTCGCACGGCGAGAAGCGGAAGCTGGAGCTGGCCGTGCTGCTGGTGGGCGAGCCGCGGCTGATGCTGCTCGACGAGCCGATGGCCGGGGTGAGCGCGGAGGAGGTCCCCGCGCTGACCGAACTGATCCGCACCCTGCACCGGGACGAGGGCCGCACCGTCCTGATGGTCGAACACCACATGGACGTCCTGCTGGGCCTGGCCGACCGGCTCGCCGTGATGCACCACGGAAGGCTGCTGGCACTGGACACCCCGGAGACGGTGACCGCCGACCCGACCGTTCAACAGGCCTATCTCGGGGAGGGGTTGTGA
- a CDS encoding substrate-binding domain-containing protein yields MRRRATGTVRHHRSLSAVVTLASAGLLLVGCTAAGKAGEADSASGKDAKDQSVKVGLVYSRTGLLADYGKQYRDGFMAGLDYATKGTGKVAGHRIEVTEQDDAGDPGKAVSAAKNLIGKGYKVLAGTTDSGVALQMAPLAAQNKVLYISGPAATDAVTGINDYTFRSGRQSYQDILTAGTMLGEAKGKKVTVLAQDSTFGQANVAAVKAVLGSKGAKVGSVLAPPSATDLTPFARQVKAGGPDLVFVAWAGSTAPALWTALDQQGVLGAGKVVTGLAGTASYPIFGNAGSKVSFLAHYFPGAGGGNAVEKSMLDSVTKAGGTPDLFTPDGFTAAQMVVRAVEEGGATDSAAMVKALEGWSFDGVKGKEQVRAEDHALVQPMFVAKLKGTGAGARPELVSTEPMDKVAPPAKPSAG; encoded by the coding sequence ATGCGTCGCAGAGCCACAGGCACCGTCCGTCACCACAGATCTCTCTCCGCCGTCGTCACGCTGGCCTCGGCCGGCCTCCTGCTGGTCGGGTGCACCGCCGCCGGGAAGGCGGGCGAGGCCGATTCCGCGTCAGGAAAGGACGCGAAGGACCAGAGCGTGAAGGTGGGCCTGGTCTACTCCCGTACGGGGCTGCTGGCGGACTACGGGAAGCAGTACCGCGACGGGTTCATGGCGGGCCTGGACTATGCGACGAAGGGCACCGGCAAGGTCGCCGGGCACCGTATCGAGGTCACCGAGCAGGACGACGCGGGCGACCCGGGCAAAGCGGTCTCCGCGGCCAAGAACCTGATCGGCAAGGGCTACAAGGTACTGGCCGGCACCACCGATTCCGGGGTGGCCCTCCAGATGGCGCCGCTCGCCGCCCAGAACAAGGTGCTGTACATCAGCGGCCCCGCCGCCACCGACGCCGTGACCGGCATCAACGACTACACCTTCCGCTCGGGCCGACAGTCCTACCAGGACATTCTCACGGCCGGGACGATGCTCGGCGAGGCCAAGGGCAAGAAGGTCACGGTGCTGGCCCAGGACTCCACCTTCGGCCAGGCCAATGTCGCCGCCGTGAAGGCCGTCCTCGGCTCCAAGGGCGCGAAGGTGGGCTCCGTACTGGCTCCGCCCAGCGCCACCGACCTGACCCCGTTCGCCCGGCAGGTCAAGGCGGGCGGGCCCGATCTGGTCTTCGTCGCCTGGGCCGGCTCCACCGCACCGGCGCTGTGGACCGCGCTGGACCAGCAGGGCGTACTGGGGGCGGGCAAGGTCGTCACGGGTCTCGCCGGAACGGCCTCGTACCCGATCTTCGGGAACGCCGGTTCCAAGGTGTCGTTCCTGGCGCACTACTTCCCCGGCGCGGGCGGCGGCAACGCCGTGGAGAAGTCCATGCTCGACTCGGTCACCAAGGCCGGCGGCACCCCGGACCTGTTCACCCCTGACGGCTTCACCGCGGCGCAGATGGTCGTGCGCGCCGTCGAGGAGGGCGGCGCCACCGATTCCGCCGCCATGGTCAAGGCCCTCGAGGGCTGGAGCTTCGACGGGGTGAAGGGCAAGGAGCAGGTCCGTGCCGAGGACCACGCGCTGGTCCAGCCGATGTTCGTCGCGAAACTCAAGGGGACGGGCGCCGGTGCCCGGCCGGAGCTGGTGAGCACCGAGCCGATGGACAAGGTGGCACCGCCCGCCAAGCCCTCGGCGGGCTGA
- a CDS encoding DUF4190 domain-containing protein, with protein MADQSGSAGGAAGTQAPGAYPGGVPGYGAQPPAGYGYPGGAALPSGKATASMVLGILGLVLIPIILPIIALCLGISARRMADRGEGGGRGQAVAGIVMGGVGIAFAVLGIIVATVQGISAM; from the coding sequence ATGGCTGACCAGTCAGGCAGTGCAGGCGGCGCGGCGGGGACGCAGGCCCCGGGCGCATACCCGGGAGGCGTACCGGGCTACGGCGCCCAGCCGCCGGCCGGCTACGGATACCCCGGTGGTGCCGCGCTGCCCAGCGGCAAGGCGACCGCCTCGATGGTGCTCGGCATCCTCGGCCTGGTGCTCATCCCGATCATCCTGCCGATCATCGCGCTGTGCCTCGGCATCTCGGCCAGGCGCATGGCCGACCGGGGCGAGGGCGGCGGCCGCGGCCAGGCGGTCGCCGGCATCGTGATGGGTGGCGTCGGCATCGCGTTCGCCGTGCTCGGCATCATCGTGGCCACCGTCCAGGGCATCAGCGCGATGTGA
- a CDS encoding TetR family transcriptional regulator: MTAEAKPASPPLTERQEARRRRILHASAQLASRGGFEAVQMREVAEAAEVALGTLYRYFPSKIHLLVATMQDQLQHMHTTLHKRPPAGDDAAQRVADTLMRAFRALQREPHLADAMVRALTFADRSVSPEVDTVSRITTAIILDAMGLEHPTPEQLSAVRVIEHTWHSALITWLSGRASIAQVKIDIETVCRLIDVTAPRDAS, translated from the coding sequence ATGACAGCGGAAGCCAAGCCGGCATCGCCGCCCCTGACGGAGCGGCAGGAGGCCCGCCGCCGCCGCATCCTGCACGCCAGCGCCCAGCTCGCCAGCAGGGGCGGATTCGAGGCGGTGCAGATGCGTGAGGTCGCGGAGGCCGCCGAGGTCGCCCTGGGCACGCTGTACCGCTACTTCCCGTCCAAGATCCATCTGCTGGTCGCCACCATGCAGGACCAGCTCCAGCACATGCACACGACGCTGCACAAGCGCCCCCCGGCCGGGGACGACGCGGCCCAGCGGGTCGCCGACACCCTGATGCGGGCGTTCCGCGCACTGCAGCGCGAACCGCATCTGGCGGATGCGATGGTGCGGGCTCTGACCTTCGCGGACCGCAGTGTCAGCCCGGAGGTGGACACCGTCTCGCGGATCACGACGGCGATCATCCTTGACGCGATGGGCCTGGAGCACCCGACGCCGGAGCAGCTGTCCGCGGTCCGGGTCATCGAGCACACCTGGCACTCGGCGCTGATCACCTGGCTGTCGGGGCGGGCGTCGATCGCCCAGGTGAAGATAGACATCGAGACCGTGTGCCGGCTGATCGACGTGACGGCACCCCGGGACGCGTCCTGA
- a CDS encoding glycosyltransferase family 4 protein, translating to MTAEAIETGPRTGSDTPGAAGDRPLRIALLTYKGNPFCGGQGVYVRHLGRELARLGHSVEVIGAQPYPALDEGVPLTELPSLDLYRQPDPFRTPKRGEYRDWIDAAEVATMWTGGFPEPLTFSLRARRHLAARRGEFDVIHDNQTLGYGLLADLGAPLVTTIHHPITVDRQLDLDAAETRRRRASVRRWYAFTRMQKRVARRLPSVLTVSGSSKQEIVDHLGVRGDRIHVVHIGADTDLWSPDPSVAEVPGRIVTTSSADVPLKGLVHLVEALAKLRTENPQAHLVVVGKRAEDGPVAQAIERHGLRDAVEFVKGISDAELVDLVRSAQIACVPSLYEGFSLPAAEAMATGTPLVATTGGAIPEVAGADGETCLAVPPADAGALAEALARLLGDPELRSRLGAAGRARVLSRFTWKQAAIGTAALYREAIAARAGIARPGDRR from the coding sequence GTGACCGCTGAGGCCATAGAGACGGGCCCCCGCACGGGCAGCGACACGCCGGGCGCCGCCGGCGACCGTCCGTTGCGCATCGCACTCCTCACCTACAAGGGCAACCCGTTCTGCGGCGGCCAGGGCGTCTACGTACGCCACCTCGGCCGCGAGCTCGCCCGCCTCGGTCACAGCGTCGAAGTGATCGGCGCCCAGCCCTATCCGGCGCTCGACGAGGGCGTCCCGCTCACCGAGCTGCCGAGCCTGGACCTCTACCGCCAGCCCGACCCCTTCCGTACCCCGAAGCGTGGCGAGTACCGGGACTGGATCGACGCCGCCGAGGTCGCCACCATGTGGACCGGCGGCTTCCCGGAACCCCTCACCTTCAGCCTGCGCGCCCGACGCCATCTCGCCGCCCGCCGCGGCGAGTTCGACGTCATCCACGACAACCAGACCCTTGGATACGGGCTGTTGGCGGACCTCGGTGCCCCGCTCGTCACCACGATCCACCACCCCATCACGGTCGACCGGCAGTTGGACCTGGACGCCGCCGAGACCCGTCGCCGGCGCGCATCTGTCCGCCGCTGGTACGCCTTCACCCGCATGCAGAAGCGGGTAGCGCGCCGGCTGCCCTCGGTGCTCACCGTCTCCGGCTCCTCCAAGCAGGAGATCGTCGACCATCTCGGGGTGCGAGGGGACCGTATCCACGTCGTGCACATCGGCGCGGACACCGACCTGTGGTCACCCGACCCGTCGGTCGCCGAGGTTCCCGGCCGGATCGTCACCACCTCCAGCGCCGACGTCCCGCTGAAGGGCCTCGTCCACCTCGTCGAGGCGCTCGCCAAGCTCCGTACCGAGAACCCGCAGGCGCACCTCGTGGTCGTCGGCAAGCGGGCCGAGGACGGGCCGGTCGCGCAGGCCATCGAGCGGCACGGACTCCGGGACGCCGTCGAGTTCGTCAAGGGCATCAGCGACGCCGAACTCGTCGACCTGGTGCGCAGCGCCCAGATAGCCTGCGTCCCCTCCCTGTACGAAGGCTTCTCGCTGCCCGCCGCCGAGGCCATGGCCACCGGCACGCCCCTCGTCGCCACCACCGGCGGTGCGATTCCCGAGGTCGCGGGCGCGGACGGCGAGACCTGCCTGGCCGTCCCACCCGCCGACGCCGGTGCGCTGGCCGAGGCGCTCGCCCGGCTGCTCGGCGACCCGGAACTGCGGTCCCGGCTCGGCGCCGCGGGCCGCGCCCGGGTGCTCTCCCGGTTCACCTGGAAGCAGGCCGCCATCGGCACCGCCGCCCTCTACCGCGAGGCGATCGCCGCCCGCGCCGGTATCGCGCGCCCCGGCGACCGTCGTTGA
- a CDS encoding class I SAM-dependent methyltransferase has translation MLTVDFTRFPLAAGDRVLDLGCGAGRHAFECYRRGAQVVALDRNGEEIREVAKWFAAMKEAGEAPEGATATAMEGDALNLPFPDESFDVVIISEVMEHIPDDKGVLAEMVRVLRPGGRIAITVPRYGPEKVCWTLSDAYHEVEGGHIRIYRADELLGKIRGAGLKPYGTHHAHALHSPYWWLKCAFGVGRDGKDAALPVRAYHKLLVWDIMKKPAVTRVAEQLLNPVVGKSFVAYATKPHLPVAAAAEDLSKAEA, from the coding sequence GTGCTGACCGTGGACTTCACCCGCTTCCCGCTCGCCGCAGGTGACCGAGTGCTCGACCTGGGCTGCGGCGCCGGACGCCACGCCTTCGAGTGCTACCGGCGCGGCGCCCAGGTCGTGGCACTCGACCGGAACGGCGAGGAGATCCGCGAGGTCGCGAAGTGGTTCGCCGCGATGAAGGAGGCCGGGGAGGCCCCCGAGGGCGCCACCGCCACCGCGATGGAGGGTGACGCGCTCAATCTGCCGTTCCCCGACGAGTCCTTCGACGTCGTGATCATCTCCGAGGTGATGGAGCACATCCCCGACGACAAGGGTGTGCTCGCCGAGATGGTCCGGGTCCTCAGGCCCGGCGGCCGGATCGCGATCACCGTGCCGCGCTACGGCCCCGAGAAGGTCTGCTGGACGCTCTCCGACGCGTACCACGAGGTCGAGGGCGGCCACATCCGCATCTACAGGGCGGACGAACTCCTCGGCAAGATCCGCGGCGCCGGTCTCAAGCCGTACGGCACCCACCACGCCCACGCCCTGCACTCGCCGTACTGGTGGCTGAAGTGCGCATTCGGGGTGGGCCGCGACGGCAAGGACGCAGCGCTGCCGGTCCGCGCGTACCACAAGCTGCTGGTCTGGGACATCATGAAGAAGCCGGCCGTCACCCGGGTCGCCGAGCAGCTGCTCAACCCGGTCGTCGGCAAGAGCTTCGTGGCGTACGCGACCAAGCCGCACCTGCCCGTGGCCGCCGCTGCCGAGGACCTCTCCAAGGCCGAGGCGTGA
- a CDS encoding prenyltransferase, with amino-acid sequence MTTPEQTEHLVLPGVLTAEQAVETVAALLAAQCEDGALPWFRGHHLDPWDHTEAAMALDAAGEHAAAERAYDWLARHQNEDGSWYAAYHDGDPEQPTDRGLETNFCAYVAVGVWHHYLATGDDTFVDRMWPTVYAAVEFVLRLQQPGGQIGWKREADGTPVEDALLTGCSSIHQALRCALAIAERREEPQPDWELATGALAHAIRNHPERFLDKSRYSMDWYYPVLGGAVTGAAAKERMEEGWDRFVVPGLGVRCVLPNPWVTGGESCELALALWVMGESDRALEILQSIRHLRADGGMYWTGYVFEGNRAFWPEELTTWTAGSLLLAVAALGGDEATTEVFSGEHLPRGLEPDCCG; translated from the coding sequence GTGACCACTCCCGAGCAGACCGAACACCTCGTCCTGCCCGGAGTCCTCACCGCCGAGCAGGCCGTCGAGACCGTCGCAGCCCTCCTCGCCGCGCAGTGCGAGGACGGTGCGCTGCCCTGGTTCCGCGGCCACCACCTCGACCCGTGGGACCACACCGAGGCCGCCATGGCCCTCGACGCGGCCGGCGAGCACGCCGCCGCGGAACGTGCGTACGACTGGCTGGCCCGGCATCAGAACGAGGACGGCTCCTGGTACGCCGCGTACCACGACGGAGACCCGGAGCAGCCGACCGACCGCGGTCTGGAGACCAACTTCTGCGCGTACGTGGCCGTCGGTGTCTGGCATCACTACCTCGCCACCGGCGACGACACGTTCGTCGACCGGATGTGGCCGACGGTCTACGCCGCCGTGGAATTCGTGCTCCGGCTCCAGCAGCCCGGCGGCCAGATCGGCTGGAAGCGCGAAGCCGACGGAACGCCCGTCGAGGACGCGCTGCTGACCGGCTGCTCCTCCATCCACCAGGCGCTGCGCTGCGCACTCGCCATCGCCGAACGGCGCGAAGAGCCGCAGCCCGACTGGGAGCTGGCGACCGGTGCGCTGGCCCACGCGATCCGCAACCACCCGGAACGCTTCCTGGACAAGAGCCGCTACTCGATGGACTGGTACTACCCGGTCCTCGGCGGCGCGGTCACCGGAGCGGCCGCCAAGGAGCGGATGGAGGAGGGCTGGGACCGCTTCGTGGTCCCCGGCCTCGGGGTGCGCTGTGTGCTGCCCAATCCGTGGGTGACCGGCGGCGAGAGCTGTGAACTCGCCCTGGCGCTCTGGGTGATGGGCGAATCCGACCGGGCGCTGGAGATCCTCCAGTCCATCCGGCATCTGCGCGCCGACGGCGGCATGTACTGGACTGGGTACGTCTTCGAGGGCAACCGGGCGTTCTGGCCGGAGGAACTCACCACCTGGACCGCCGGTTCGCTGCTGCTCGCGGTGGCCGCACTCGGCGGCGACGAGGCGACCACCGAGGTCTTCAGCGGCGAGCACCTGCCGCGCGGGCTGGAACCGGACTGCTGCGGCTAG
- a CDS encoding maleylpyruvate isomerase family mycothiol-dependent enzyme: MSALPHDLYCDEIIGRTDALRAAIKDADLNATVPTCPDWTLRDLAVHVGRAHRWAGEIVRTRATEAVPHERVPDSTPEGDDPAVLDAWLAEGAAKTVESLRAAGPDQKVWSWGWERSTGFWARRMAHETIVHQADAALTAKTGYEVAPELAADTIEEWLEIVAFMQAAGNKEAAGLTGTGRSIHLHATDAPGAEWLIEFGEDGFTWRRAHEKATVALRGPLTDVMLVFNRRLAPDSDRVEVLGDAELLDFWLERAAFG; the protein is encoded by the coding sequence ATGAGCGCACTCCCACATGACCTCTACTGTGACGAAATCATCGGCCGCACCGACGCGTTGAGGGCGGCGATCAAGGACGCCGACCTCAACGCGACCGTCCCGACCTGCCCCGACTGGACCCTGCGCGATCTCGCCGTCCACGTCGGCCGAGCGCACCGTTGGGCGGGCGAGATCGTACGCACCCGGGCCACCGAAGCGGTCCCGCACGAACGAGTACCGGATTCCACACCCGAGGGCGACGACCCCGCCGTGCTCGACGCCTGGCTGGCGGAGGGCGCGGCGAAGACCGTCGAGTCGCTGCGCGCGGCCGGCCCCGACCAGAAGGTGTGGTCCTGGGGCTGGGAGCGGAGCACCGGCTTCTGGGCCCGGCGCATGGCGCACGAGACGATCGTCCACCAGGCCGACGCGGCACTCACCGCGAAGACCGGTTACGAGGTGGCCCCCGAGCTGGCCGCCGACACGATCGAGGAGTGGCTGGAGATCGTCGCCTTCATGCAGGCAGCGGGCAACAAGGAGGCCGCCGGACTGACCGGAACCGGGCGCTCGATCCATCTGCACGCCACGGACGCGCCGGGTGCCGAGTGGCTGATCGAGTTCGGTGAGGACGGCTTCACCTGGCGGCGCGCCCACGAGAAGGCGACCGTGGCGCTGCGGGGTCCGCTCACCGACGTCATGCTGGTCTTCAACCGGCGCCTCGCTCCGGACAGTGACCGGGTCGAGGTGCTGGGGGACGCGGAACTGCTGGACTTCTGGCTGGAGCGTGCGGCGTTCGGCTGA
- a CDS encoding PHP domain-containing protein, whose product MEPVRALKRIAFLLERGRADTYRVQAFRTAADVVAAMTDGEAAQRVADGSLESVRGIGPKTAQVIREAVAGEVPGYLERLEEEAAAPPPEGGRSLLARLRGDCHLHSDWSDGGSPIEEMGRTAAELGREWAVLTDHSPRLTVANGLSPERLRRQLDVIAELNAGWAPFRLLTGIECDILPDGALDQEEELLEQLDVVVVSVHSELRMDAAPMTRRLLAAVRHPRANVLGHCTGRLITGRGRPESRFDADEVFAACAEEGTAVEINSRPERLDPPRRLLRRAVAAGTLFSVDTDAHAPGQLDWQIHGCARAEECRVPAERVITTWSADELLAWSRGGTTPERARSGADGAVCAAPGQER is encoded by the coding sequence ATGGAGCCCGTCCGCGCCCTGAAACGGATCGCCTTCCTGCTGGAACGCGGCAGGGCCGACACCTACCGCGTGCAGGCATTCCGTACGGCCGCCGACGTGGTGGCGGCGATGACGGACGGCGAGGCCGCGCAGCGGGTGGCGGACGGCTCGCTGGAGTCGGTCAGGGGCATCGGGCCGAAGACCGCGCAGGTGATCCGCGAGGCGGTGGCCGGGGAAGTGCCCGGCTACCTGGAGCGGCTGGAGGAAGAGGCCGCCGCCCCGCCCCCCGAGGGTGGCCGGAGTCTCCTTGCCCGGCTGCGCGGCGACTGCCATCTGCACTCCGACTGGTCGGACGGCGGCAGCCCGATCGAGGAGATGGGCCGCACGGCGGCGGAGCTGGGCCGTGAGTGGGCGGTCCTCACCGACCACTCGCCCCGGCTGACCGTGGCGAACGGGCTCTCCCCGGAGCGGCTGCGCCGGCAGCTGGATGTGATCGCCGAGCTCAACGCGGGCTGGGCGCCGTTCCGGCTGCTCACCGGCATCGAGTGCGACATCCTCCCCGACGGCGCCCTCGACCAGGAGGAGGAGCTGCTGGAGCAGCTGGACGTCGTGGTGGTCTCCGTACACTCCGAACTACGGATGGACGCTGCCCCGATGACCAGACGCCTGCTCGCGGCCGTCCGCCATCCGCGGGCGAACGTCCTCGGGCACTGCACCGGGCGGCTGATCACCGGCCGGGGCCGCCCGGAGTCCCGCTTCGACGCGGACGAGGTCTTCGCCGCGTGCGCGGAGGAGGGCACGGCGGTGGAGATCAACAGCCGGCCCGAACGGCTCGACCCGCCCCGCCGGCTGCTGCGCCGCGCCGTTGCCGCGGGCACCCTGTTCTCCGTCGACACCGACGCACACGCGCCCGGACAGCTGGACTGGCAGATCCACGGCTGCGCCCGCGCCGAGGAGTGCCGCGTCCCGGCGGAACGCGTCATCACCACGTGGTCGGCCGACGAACTGCTGGCCTGGTCGCGCGGGGGCACGACCCCGGAGCGGGCCCGCTCCGGGGCGGACGGGGCGGTCTGCGCAGCCCCGGGACAGGAGCGGTGA
- a CDS encoding VOC family protein, protein MTATSVRGIDHIGVTVPDLETATLFLVRAFGAEVLYDTLRRQDRPQGGPDVERRLGVPAGTQQLAIRMLALPGDGPGIELFEFQGPRREPPVLPCDFGWQHVALYVDDLDAAVRDCVAAGASLLAEAQPLPGPEAGERNRFAYLRTPWGSTLVLLTYPDPQPWERTAPRRRVRPAPVGTSAWPTDPARPS, encoded by the coding sequence ATGACGGCCACAAGCGTGCGAGGCATCGACCACATCGGGGTCACGGTCCCCGACCTGGAGACTGCCACCCTCTTTCTCGTCAGGGCGTTCGGCGCCGAGGTGCTGTACGACACCCTGCGCCGCCAGGACCGTCCGCAGGGCGGGCCGGACGTCGAGCGGCGGCTCGGAGTCCCCGCGGGCACACAGCAGTTGGCGATCCGGATGCTGGCCCTTCCCGGCGACGGCCCGGGCATCGAGCTGTTCGAGTTCCAGGGCCCCCGCCGGGAACCACCGGTGCTGCCCTGCGACTTCGGCTGGCAGCATGTGGCGCTCTACGTCGACGATCTGGACGCGGCCGTGCGGGACTGTGTGGCCGCGGGAGCCTCGCTGCTCGCGGAGGCGCAGCCGCTGCCGGGCCCCGAAGCGGGGGAACGCAACCGGTTCGCATATCTGCGCACCCCATGGGGCAGCACGCTGGTACTCCTGACGTACCCCGACCCCCAGCCCTGGGAGCGCACCGCGCCACGACGGCGGGTGCGGCCCGCGCCGGTCGGCACCAGTGCCTGGCCGACGGACCCGGCTCGGCCTAGTTGA
- a CDS encoding LLM class F420-dependent oxidoreductase, producing MRLGLALGYWGRGPNPAHLELAREAEELGYGSVWTAEAWGSDAFTPLTWIAAHTSRIRLGTGIAQMAARTPTATAMHALTLDHLSGGRMMLGLGLSGPQVVEGWYGRPFPKSPLTATREYVDVIRQVLSREAPVELDGRFHSHPYNGPDATGLGKPLKPITHPLRSRLPVLLGAEGPKNIAQTTRIADGWLPLYWSPLRTDVYEASLADLPDGFMVAPMARAHVCDDVAEGLLPVKAMLGFYIGGMGHAARNFHADLMARMGFEEEARRIQQLFLEGRKEEAVLAVPDAFADEISLVGPRQRIAERLELWRKGPVTDLLVTAPDPRTLRVLAELN from the coding sequence ATGCGGCTCGGACTCGCGCTCGGTTACTGGGGCCGCGGCCCGAACCCCGCCCATCTGGAGCTCGCCCGGGAGGCGGAGGAGCTGGGGTACGGATCGGTGTGGACGGCAGAGGCCTGGGGCTCCGACGCGTTCACCCCGCTGACCTGGATCGCCGCGCACACTTCCCGCATCCGGCTGGGCACCGGTATCGCGCAGATGGCGGCGCGCACCCCGACGGCGACCGCCATGCACGCCCTGACCCTCGACCATCTCTCCGGCGGCCGGATGATGCTCGGCCTGGGGCTGTCCGGGCCGCAGGTGGTGGAGGGCTGGTACGGGCGGCCGTTCCCGAAGAGCCCGCTGACCGCGACCCGCGAGTACGTCGACGTCATCCGCCAAGTGCTCAGCCGTGAGGCCCCCGTTGAGCTGGACGGACGCTTCCACTCCCACCCGTACAACGGTCCGGACGCCACCGGTCTGGGCAAGCCGCTGAAGCCGATCACCCATCCTCTGCGGTCCCGGCTGCCCGTGCTGCTCGGGGCGGAGGGGCCGAAGAACATCGCGCAGACGACGAGGATCGCCGACGGCTGGCTGCCGCTGTACTGGTCACCGCTGCGCACCGATGTGTACGAGGCGTCGCTGGCCGATCTCCCCGACGGCTTCATGGTCGCGCCGATGGCCCGCGCGCACGTCTGTGACGATGTCGCGGAGGGGCTGCTGCCGGTGAAGGCGATGCTCGGCTTCTACATCGGGGGGATGGGGCACGCGGCCCGTAACTTCCATGCCGATCTGATGGCACGGATGGGATTCGAGGAGGAGGCGCGGCGGATCCAGCAGCTGTTCCTCGAAGGGCGCAAGGAGGAGGCGGTGCTGGCCGTGCCGGACGCGTTCGCCGATGAGATCTCGCTCGTCGGACCCCGTCAACGGATCGCGGAGCGGCTGGAGTTGTGGCGCAAGGGGCCGGTGACCGATCTGCTGGTGACGGCACCGGACCCGCGGACGTTGCGGGTGCTCGCGGAGCTCAACTAG
- a CDS encoding N-acetylmuramoyl-L-alanine amidase, which yields MPYDESVPPTPRRRPLLAAAMLAAVCLSAAGCGADGAGGGAQSLPGSSGSTAASPPPPPSTSAPVPEKTSASPTASAKPSKSTSGRASGPLSGKTVVIDPGHNPNNHLHTREINRQVDIGTTYKECDTTGTSTNSGYAEAQFTLDVSHRLRTLLQAQGAKVVLTYDNDRPYGPCVDERARIGNNAKADAVVSVHADGSAVGNRGFHVILPALVRGGAANTSEIVEPSRDLGTRIAGLFVRDTGSAPSNYVGGNTGLDIRKDLGGLNLSTVPKVFIECGNMRDPKDAALLTSASWRQKAAQGIADGISSYLNG from the coding sequence GTGCCGTACGACGAGAGCGTTCCCCCCACCCCACGCCGCCGGCCCCTGCTCGCCGCCGCCATGCTCGCAGCCGTGTGCCTGAGTGCCGCGGGCTGCGGCGCAGACGGTGCCGGCGGCGGGGCACAGTCCCTGCCGGGCAGCAGCGGTAGCACCGCCGCGTCGCCGCCGCCCCCGCCGTCGACGAGCGCTCCGGTGCCGGAGAAGACGTCCGCCTCCCCCACCGCGTCCGCGAAACCGTCGAAGTCCACGTCCGGCCGGGCGTCCGGGCCGCTGTCCGGCAAGACCGTCGTCATCGACCCCGGCCACAACCCGAACAACCATCTGCACACCCGTGAGATCAACCGCCAGGTGGACATCGGCACCACGTACAAGGAGTGCGACACCACCGGAACCTCGACCAACTCCGGCTACGCGGAAGCCCAGTTCACCCTTGACGTGTCGCACCGGCTGCGTACGCTCCTGCAGGCGCAGGGCGCAAAGGTCGTGCTGACGTACGACAACGACCGCCCGTACGGGCCCTGTGTCGACGAGCGGGCCCGGATCGGCAACAACGCCAAGGCCGATGCGGTGGTCTCGGTGCACGCGGACGGCTCCGCGGTCGGCAATCGCGGCTTCCATGTGATCCTTCCCGCGCTGGTACGGGGTGGAGCGGCGAACACCTCGGAGATCGTCGAGCCGTCGCGCGATCTCGGCACCCGGATCGCTGGTCTCTTCGTCCGCGATACCGGAAGTGCACCTTCCAATTACGTAGGCGGCAATACCGGGTTGGACATCCGCAAGGACCTGGGCGGACTGAATTTGTCGACCGTGCCCAAAGTGTTCATCGAATGCGGCAATATGCGTGATCCGAAGGACGCCGCCCTGCTCACCAGTGCGAGTTGGCGCCAGAAGGCGGCGCAGGGCATCGCCGATGGCATCAGCAGCTATCTGAACGGGTAG